Proteins from one Patescibacteria group bacterium genomic window:
- a CDS encoding peptide deformylase, which translates to MTSLIVTLPNTILRRTAKPVAKEEFGSPELASILRDMSGTLRKTPDGIGIAAPQIGISKQIFLASEEALAIDEGWEPKDATEEKAKKKSWKYVIFINPTILKIASKKVAGTEGCLSIPKTYGIVPRAEKIRVRAYDETGKAFERGATKLFARLLQHEIDHLGGTLFIDHATKITKIKDTK; encoded by the coding sequence ATGACCTCACTCATCGTCACTCTACCCAATACGATACTGCGCAGGACGGCGAAACCTGTAGCCAAAGAAGAATTTGGTTCGCCCGAACTTGCGAGCATTCTTCGTGATATGTCAGGAACGCTGCGCAAAACGCCTGACGGCATTGGTATTGCGGCCCCTCAAATAGGCATCTCAAAGCAAATATTTCTTGCGTCCGAAGAGGCTCTTGCCATCGATGAAGGTTGGGAGCCAAAAGACGCGACTGAAGAAAAGGCAAAGAAAAAAAGTTGGAAATATGTCATATTTATCAATCCTACGATTCTTAAAATCGCTTCAAAAAAAGTAGCAGGCACCGAGGGATGCTTGAGTATCCCGAAGACTTACGGCATTGTGCCCCGCGCGGAAAAAATACGCGTACGGGCATATGACGAAACCGGCAAAGCATTTGAGCGAGGTGCTACCAAGCTCTTTGCTCGCCTCTTGCAACATGAGATTGACCACCTTGGTGGTACGCTCTTTATCGATCACGCTACCAAGATCACCAAGATTAAAGACACTAAATGA
- the lepB gene encoding signal peptidase I, translating into MKYAILFAKIFIFALFISIMTRYIAVQPFVVADNAMAPEFYKGDVLLINRFAAFHRNTVIVFRDSLKSERSLRRIIALPEERITISDGIVSITDKDGDTAIKELPLFGTVTLTLPGVGKIDAHEVFVMPDHATQDFYGLIDTRHIIGAPIARIYPFSRIAFFNN; encoded by the coding sequence ATGAAGTACGCGATACTTTTTGCCAAAATATTTATTTTTGCGCTTTTTATTAGTATTATGACGCGGTATATAGCCGTACAGCCATTTGTGGTTGCTGATAATGCTATGGCGCCTGAGTTTTATAAAGGAGATGTATTGCTGATCAATCGTTTTGCCGCTTTTCATCGCAATACAGTCATTGTGTTTAGGGATAGCTTAAAGAGCGAGCGCTCTTTAAGGCGCATTATTGCCCTACCGGAAGAGCGTATTACCATCAGTGATGGCATAGTTTCTATAACAGATAAGGACGGAGATACAGCTATCAAGGAATTGCCGCTCTTTGGTACGGTTACATTGACTCTGCCAGGCGTTGGAAAAATCGATGCGCATGAGGTATTTGTGATGCCAGATCATGCTACACAAGACTTTTATGGTCTTATCGATACGCGCCATATTATTGGTGCACCAATAGCGAGAATCTATCCATTTTCTCGGATAGCTTTTTTTAATAATTAG
- a CDS encoding GDSL-type esterase/lipase family protein yields the protein MSIKKSINKLVSTILSLKREFAVYILFVVPALFFLAVIVAKPTATLSSNSQPVLVHSVDSTGTQDSLSLDVWGNYAFTGNAAGKFYVLDHATTTGSGVHASLNIEAPVKDVIVTRDYAYLATGKDSGELIVVDTRQRDNPTIVGSYNAFGSASGLSLAVSNNRLYLGTANNSGANGKEFLVLDISNPESPGLVGSFEVGAQVKSIAIDNNKAYIVTSNTTAELRMLDISNPLAISLIATYNLPGNGIANAITHKNGFLYVVSNNGGSPQPDFFEFSTDNNFFTLVSSADLASDNNDIVVRAGRAFIATQTVGKQLTILDVSNPMSPVLFSTYNAGGASNKIKMNGPHIYLATGNNTQELQVVNPLVPLRILDINNDGIIRIGCLGDSNTFNWSRARWCDFLVQQIAVQTPVGNNSPAFTGATVTHNPKGGLWDAYGQMPMVLAAGVDVIILPFGTNDINLFHRTPEEIVAAYSENKATAEAAGFPVFIALTPPLQDGILGIPQPEREATNNLIKQTFPSEYIIDFSSTMIPEDYGDLVHMNNYGQFERARKAYERFLYSD from the coding sequence ATGAGTATAAAAAAGAGTATCAACAAGCTCGTGTCAACCATACTGTCTTTAAAGAGAGAATTCGCCGTGTATATCCTTTTTGTGGTCCCAGCCCTTTTCTTCTTGGCGGTAATTGTTGCCAAACCAACAGCTACCCTAAGTAGTAATTCTCAACCGGTCTTAGTGCACAGCGTCGATAGTACAGGTACCCAAGACTCTCTTTCGCTCGATGTGTGGGGAAATTATGCGTTTACTGGCAATGCTGCGGGTAAGTTCTATGTTCTTGATCATGCCACAACCACCGGTTCGGGTGTTCATGCCTCTTTAAATATCGAAGCGCCAGTAAAAGATGTCATTGTAACACGAGACTATGCATATTTAGCAACTGGTAAGGATTCGGGAGAGCTCATCGTTGTTGATACGCGTCAACGAGATAATCCTACGATTGTTGGCAGCTACAATGCTTTTGGCTCTGCAAGTGGTTTGTCATTGGCAGTTTCAAATAATAGGCTTTATTTGGGAACCGCAAATAATAGTGGTGCCAATGGCAAAGAGTTTTTAGTTTTAGATATTTCTAACCCCGAAAGCCCAGGTCTAGTAGGCTCTTTTGAAGTAGGAGCTCAAGTAAAAAGTATCGCTATTGATAACAACAAAGCGTATATTGTTACTTCAAATACGACAGCAGAACTTAGGATGTTGGATATTTCAAACCCTCTTGCTATTTCACTTATCGCAACATATAATCTCCCAGGCAACGGCATCGCGAATGCTATAACCCATAAGAATGGTTTTCTTTATGTTGTATCCAATAACGGCGGATCTCCGCAGCCTGATTTTTTCGAATTTTCTACGGATAATAATTTTTTCACCCTTGTTTCATCAGCAGATTTAGCAAGTGATAATAATGACATTGTAGTCAGAGCGGGGAGGGCGTTTATTGCCACTCAAACAGTTGGCAAGCAGCTTACGATCCTCGATGTATCAAACCCAATGAGTCCCGTGTTGTTTTCTACATATAATGCAGGTGGTGCCAGTAACAAAATTAAGATGAATGGTCCGCACATATATCTTGCAACAGGGAATAATACTCAAGAACTCCAGGTTGTAAATCCACTTGTTCCACTACGCATTTTAGATATTAACAATGATGGCATTATACGCATAGGATGTTTAGGTGACTCAAATACATTCAATTGGAGCAGGGCAAGATGGTGTGATTTTCTTGTTCAACAAATAGCCGTACAAACACCTGTGGGGAACAATAGCCCCGCATTTACGGGAGCTACTGTTACGCATAATCCAAAAGGGGGGCTCTGGGATGCATATGGACAAATGCCTATGGTATTGGCTGCCGGAGTTGATGTGATTATCTTACCCTTCGGCACTAACGATATTAATTTGTTCCACCGAACTCCAGAGGAAATTGTTGCCGCATATTCTGAGAATAAAGCAACCGCAGAGGCGGCTGGATTCCCGGTATTTATCGCACTTACTCCGCCTTTGCAGGATGGAATTTTAGGGATTCCTCAGCCAGAGCGAGAGGCAACCAATAATCTTATCAAGCAAACATTTCCTTCTGAGTATATTATTGATTTTTCTTCCACTATGATCCCCGAAGATTACGGAGATTTGGTGCACATGAATAATTACGGTCAATTTGAGCGTGCCCGCAAGGCATACGAAAGATTCCTGTACTCAGATTAG
- a CDS encoding cyanophycin synthetase has translation MKYFFVGIKGVGVVGIATLYKEWGHEVLGSDTEEVFFTAEILKNLGISVVSFDVSHITVDISKVIYSSAYGVDHPQVARARELGIPVASYSEALAELFNTKKGVVVTGTHGKTTTSAMLARVLEDASFDPTAVIGGELVEWGRTVRTGSSEWMVVEGDEYQAKILALKPYAALITNIEYDHPDFYKNEEEYRAVFRQLVASMPPEGIVVAHQSTKDLIEASGTKARTIFFSELDQSINLTLWGKHNRENAAGVLALADALGVEHAIATKALAGFRGTKRRMELYTDADAPVVVLDDYAHHPTEIRATLSALRNHYGNRHIIALFQPHTYSRTKTFLADFATAFGDSDEVAILDVYSSAREQAGEVTGKNLFEEVARHHAHVSFASTVDDALAFVRDKAKQDCVVVTMGAGDIWRVAEALSRDLQQGN, from the coding sequence GTGAAATATTTCTTTGTCGGCATCAAAGGCGTTGGCGTTGTGGGCATTGCCACGCTCTATAAAGAATGGGGGCATGAGGTTCTTGGCTCTGACACCGAGGAGGTATTTTTTACTGCCGAGATTTTGAAAAATCTCGGCATTTCGGTTGTTTCGTTTGATGTCTCTCATATAACCGTTGATATATCGAAGGTTATTTACTCAAGCGCATACGGGGTGGATCATCCACAAGTGGCACGCGCCCGTGAACTTGGTATTCCCGTCGCCTCATATTCAGAGGCGCTTGCAGAACTTTTTAATACAAAAAAGGGGGTTGTAGTAACGGGAACGCATGGCAAGACGACAACGAGCGCGATGCTCGCGCGCGTTCTTGAAGACGCGAGTTTTGACCCTACTGCCGTTATCGGCGGCGAGCTGGTCGAGTGGGGGCGCACGGTGCGTACGGGTTCTAGCGAGTGGATGGTGGTGGAGGGCGATGAATATCAAGCAAAAATTTTAGCGCTCAAACCATATGCGGCACTGATTACCAATATCGAATACGATCATCCCGATTTCTATAAAAACGAAGAAGAATATAGGGCAGTATTTAGGCAGCTCGTGGCTTCAATGCCGCCCGAAGGTATTGTGGTAGCACACCAGAGTACCAAAGATCTTATTGAGGCATCCGGCACGAAAGCGCGTACGATATTTTTTAGCGAACTTGATCAATCAATCAATTTGACGCTTTGGGGCAAGCACAACCGTGAAAATGCTGCGGGCGTGTTGGCGCTTGCTGATGCGTTGGGCGTCGAGCACGCGATCGCCACGAAGGCGCTAGCAGGTTTTCGCGGCACCAAACGCCGTATGGAACTCTATACTGATGCCGACGCACCGGTAGTCGTGCTCGATGACTATGCGCACCATCCGACCGAGATTCGCGCGACACTCTCTGCGTTGCGCAACCACTATGGCAATCGGCACATCATCGCTCTTTTTCAGCCACATACCTATTCACGCACCAAGACATTTCTTGCCGATTTCGCGACAGCGTTTGGTGATAGTGATGAGGTCGCGATTCTCGATGTCTATAGCTCCGCGCGCGAACAGGCAGGTGAGGTGACAGGGAAAAATCTTTTTGAAGAAGTAGCTAGGCACCATGCGCATGTGTCGTTTGCCTCTACTGTTGATGATGCGTTGGCATTTGTACGCGACAAGGCAAAGCAAGACTGCGTGGTAGTCACCATGGGTGCTGGCGACATATGGCGTGTAGCGGAGGCACTTTCTCGCGATCTACAGCAGGGGAATTGA
- the murA gene encoding UDP-N-acetylglucosamine 1-carboxyvinyltransferase has product MTKATFHISGSSKPLRGSIDVRGAKNDILKGLAAVLLTKGDIAYKNMPQIEDVDRTLELLAALGVRMTGKTARACMLNASHIKGHILRRDIAEQIRASIVLAGPLLARQGKVRFPFPGGCVLGKRPIDLFVRGWQAMGARVRVVDDEYEFSASRLHGADITFYKVSVTGTEAMMLSAVLAHGTTTLRNAALEPEIPHLADFLNSLGAHISGAGTSTIVIEGTGGSVLEGPGEFVTLPDRIEAGSFAALAAARGGKVKITSCNPEHLAVPIEILREMGVRVTVGKDFMLIERTGKIKPIDMIKTREYPGFPTDLQAPFTVLLTRAQGASLVFETIFEGRLAYVDDLNRMGAYITPCDPHRVLVNGPTELRGRRVESPDIRAGLAFVIAAAIAKGPSVLEGIYKIDRGYEKIEARLRRIGVDIERKKS; this is encoded by the coding sequence ATGACAAAAGCTACTTTTCACATTTCTGGCTCATCAAAACCTTTGCGCGGTAGCATTGATGTGCGTGGCGCTAAAAACGATATTTTAAAAGGGCTCGCTGCAGTGTTACTCACAAAGGGCGATATCGCATATAAAAATATGCCTCAAATAGAAGATGTTGATCGTACGCTCGAATTGCTTGCTGCGCTCGGTGTGCGAATGACTGGCAAAACCGCTCGCGCATGCATGCTCAACGCTTCACATATCAAAGGGCATATATTGCGTCGCGATATTGCTGAGCAAATTCGCGCATCCATTGTACTTGCGGGTCCGCTACTCGCGCGCCAAGGCAAGGTACGATTTCCATTTCCTGGCGGCTGTGTTCTTGGCAAACGACCCATTGATCTTTTTGTGCGGGGTTGGCAGGCGATGGGCGCGCGTGTACGCGTGGTCGATGATGAGTATGAGTTTTCCGCAAGCCGATTACACGGTGCGGATATTACTTTTTATAAAGTAAGCGTGACGGGTACTGAGGCAATGATGCTCTCAGCAGTACTCGCACATGGTACTACGACGCTTCGCAACGCCGCGCTCGAACCTGAGATCCCGCATCTGGCTGATTTTCTTAACTCGCTTGGCGCGCATATTAGTGGCGCTGGTACATCAACTATTGTCATTGAGGGTACGGGTGGGAGTGTACTCGAAGGCCCTGGTGAATTTGTGACATTACCCGACAGAATCGAAGCGGGAAGTTTTGCGGCACTTGCTGCGGCACGCGGTGGCAAGGTGAAAATTACTTCATGCAATCCCGAACATTTGGCGGTACCGATAGAGATTTTGCGTGAGATGGGTGTGCGCGTGACTGTTGGCAAAGATTTTATGCTTATCGAGCGTACGGGTAAGATAAAGCCTATCGATATGATTAAGACGCGTGAATATCCTGGATTCCCTACCGATCTACAAGCGCCATTTACGGTATTGCTTACGCGTGCTCAGGGCGCGAGCCTTGTGTTTGAAACAATCTTCGAAGGAAGGCTCGCGTATGTTGACGATTTAAATCGCATGGGGGCTTATATCACTCCTTGCGATCCCCATCGCGTGTTGGTCAACGGTCCTACCGAACTTCGCGGAAGACGCGTGGAAAGCCCCGATATCCGCGCTGGTCTTGCATTCGTCATCGCGGCTGCTATTGCCAAGGGACCCTCGGTGCTCGAAGGTATTTATAAAATTGATAGGGGATATGAAAAAATAGAGGCGCGTTTGCGCCGTATCGGGGTTGATATAGAGCGCAAAAAATCATAG
- a CDS encoding rod shape-determining protein has protein sequence MGFFTKQLGIDLGTANTLVFIPRKGVVLNEPSVVAISVLNHRVLAVGDEAKEMIGRTPESIIAYRPLRDGVIADYRVTEAMLRYFINKALSSPRIFKPEVMVSAPAGVTSTERRAVVEAALKAGAKNAYVVKEPILAAIGAGIPIQEARGHMVVDIGGGTTDAAVISLGGIVASTSAKVAGNKVDQAITDYIKERFNLAIGDRTAEDLKISIGSAVPLKEELVTIVKGRDYLTGLPRSAEIKTNEIVEAIKEPMAEIMKAIKLVLQDTPPELAADITTTGIMLTGGGALLRNIDELVYRSTGVPAHIAEDPLLCVARGTGKALEHLETYKKSIMTKR, from the coding sequence ATGGGCTTTTTTACTAAACAACTGGGTATCGATCTCGGCACGGCAAACACACTGGTGTTTATACCGCGCAAAGGTGTCGTTCTCAACGAGCCATCAGTCGTTGCTATTTCCGTTTTAAACCATAGGGTGCTTGCGGTAGGTGATGAGGCAAAAGAAATGATTGGCCGTACACCCGAAAGTATCATTGCATATCGGCCACTTCGTGATGGCGTGATTGCTGATTATCGCGTAACCGAAGCGATGCTGCGCTATTTTATAAACAAGGCGCTCTCAAGTCCGCGTATTTTTAAACCCGAGGTGATGGTATCAGCACCCGCGGGCGTGACATCGACCGAGCGGCGAGCGGTGGTAGAGGCGGCTCTCAAAGCAGGCGCAAAAAACGCTTATGTGGTCAAGGAACCTATCTTGGCTGCTATTGGTGCAGGTATTCCTATCCAAGAAGCGCGTGGCCATATGGTGGTAGACATTGGCGGTGGTACTACTGATGCCGCAGTCATTTCTTTGGGTGGTATCGTCGCCTCGACCTCGGCAAAAGTTGCGGGCAATAAAGTTGATCAGGCAATCACTGACTATATCAAAGAACGGTTTAACCTCGCGATTGGCGACCGTACCGCGGAAGATCTCAAAATTAGTATTGGTTCGGCAGTACCGCTCAAAGAAGAGCTTGTCACTATCGTAAAGGGTCGCGACTATTTGACGGGTCTTCCACGGAGCGCTGAGATTAAGACCAATGAAATCGTAGAAGCCATCAAAGAGCCAATGGCCGAGATCATGAAGGCGATTAAACTTGTGTTGCAAGATACTCCTCCAGAACTTGCCGCAGATATAACGACTACTGGCATCATGTTGACTGGTGGCGGGGCACTCTTACGCAATATTGATGAGCTGGTATATCGCTCGACCGGTGTGCCCGCACACATCGCCGAAGACCCACTGTTATGTGTTGCGCGCGGCACGGGCAAGGCACTCGAACACCTCGAAACTTATAAAAAGAGTATTATGACCAAGCGCTAG
- a CDS encoding ribosome-recycling factor, translating to MQELLNNTKKELESTLARLNADISVIHSARATPALVENILVPAYGNKMPLRELASLSVPDARTIIVQPWDVSVLSEIQNAFASSNFGFGVTVEEKFIRLTLPQLSEERRGEILKILGRKVEDIRISVRRIRDHAMKSVEDMERSKTISEDMKFRTRESVQKLVDEFNKKILAAEEKKAKEIEG from the coding sequence ATGCAGGAACTGCTCAATAATACAAAAAAAGAACTCGAATCAACACTCGCGCGCCTCAATGCTGATATTTCAGTGATTCATTCGGCACGCGCTACCCCAGCGCTTGTTGAAAATATTTTAGTGCCTGCCTATGGCAACAAGATGCCGCTTCGCGAGCTTGCCTCGTTGTCGGTGCCTGATGCGCGCACCATTATCGTACAGCCATGGGATGTATCAGTATTGTCCGAGATTCAAAATGCTTTTGCCTCGTCAAATTTTGGTTTCGGCGTGACGGTCGAAGAGAAGTTTATCCGTCTTACATTGCCACAGCTTTCCGAGGAGCGTAGAGGTGAGATTTTAAAAATACTCGGGCGCAAGGTGGAGGACATACGCATTAGTGTGCGTAGGATACGCGATCATGCGATGAAATCAGTCGAAGATATGGAGCGAAGTAAAACTATTTCTGAAGATATGAAATTTCGCACTAGAGAAAGCGTACAAAAACTCGTCGATGAGTTTAATAAAAAAATTCTTGCCGCAGAAGAAAAAAAGGCAAAGGAGATTGAAGGTTAG
- a CDS encoding site-2 protease family protein codes for MGIIEGALIFIVVVLLLVVSHELGHFLTAKWFGIRVDEFGVGLPPRMFGIKRGETLYSINWLPFGGFVRIFGEDEDKDDPRSFSSRGIGVKSLIVAAGVIANVVVGFLILSYISWYGVPRFEVAIEEVMPDTPAQLAGFLPGDRIVGFEGNRLESVNVAEVHMYIDSKRGRQAEFLVMRGSSELRVFAGPRITPPEGQGALGVRINNIQTDIIRKSVLEAPFAGAKMTGNFLKLIAEGMVAFFGSLFTGAEVPGEVVGPIGIAGVAQETFRIGVREFLFLIALLSLHLAVINILPIPALDGGRIAFFVVEKIIRRPIPPRVAGYIHSFFFLILIGFLLWVSWQDIARLI; via the coding sequence ATGGGCATCATCGAAGGAGCTCTGATTTTTATCGTTGTCGTACTACTGCTGGTAGTATCACACGAGCTTGGGCATTTTTTGACGGCCAAATGGTTTGGTATACGCGTTGATGAGTTTGGCGTGGGTCTCCCTCCGCGCATGTTTGGTATCAAGAGAGGCGAGACGCTCTACTCAATCAATTGGTTGCCGTTTGGCGGGTTTGTGCGCATTTTTGGTGAAGACGAGGACAAGGACGATCCGCGCAGTTTTTCGTCACGCGGTATCGGTGTAAAGTCGCTTATTGTAGCCGCGGGCGTTATCGCTAATGTTGTCGTCGGGTTTTTGATTTTATCGTATATCTCGTGGTACGGCGTACCGCGCTTTGAGGTTGCTATCGAAGAAGTTATGCCAGATACACCCGCCCAACTCGCAGGTTTTCTTCCCGGAGATCGTATCGTAGGGTTTGAGGGTAATCGTCTTGAGAGCGTCAATGTCGCTGAGGTCCATATGTATATCGATAGCAAGCGAGGCCGTCAAGCTGAATTTTTGGTAATGCGTGGGTCTAGTGAGCTCCGTGTGTTCGCGGGTCCCCGCATAACCCCGCCCGAAGGCCAAGGCGCGCTCGGCGTGCGCATCAACAATATCCAAACTGATATTATTCGCAAATCGGTTTTAGAGGCACCGTTCGCCGGCGCGAAAATGACGGGCAATTTCTTGAAACTTATCGCAGAGGGTATGGTCGCGTTTTTCGGTAGTCTGTTTACCGGCGCCGAAGTACCGGGTGAGGTGGTAGGACCGATAGGTATCGCGGGTGTCGCACAGGAAACCTTTCGTATCGGTGTTCGTGAGTTCCTGTTTCTTATTGCATTGTTGTCATTACACTTGGCTGTCATCAATATCTTACCGATTCCAGCGCTCGATGGCGGGCGCATCGCATTCTTTGTAGTTGAGAAAATCATTCGCCGACCCATCCCGCCGCGCGTTGCGGGGTATATCCATTCGTTTTTCTTCTTGATCCTTATTGGGTTTCTTCTCTGGGTAAGCTGGCAGGATATCGCTCGGCTGATATAA
- a CDS encoding aminoacyl--tRNA ligase-related protein — protein sequence MLQSHLFAKTLREAPKDDVSVNAELLIRGGFVDKLVAGVWTFLPLGWRVLENINTIIREEMNAIGGVELHMPTLQPRDLWETTDRWKVEEMYKLQDRSGRNMGLGWTHEEAVTKIALSHISSYRDLPQYVYQIQTKFRDEPRAKSGVIRGREFLMKDLYSFSKTREELDAFYEITKGAYYKIFERVGLTAYCVEASGGAFTKEYSHEFQVVSEAGEDEIIYCKECAFARNKEVIGDVTACPNCKKPLSSNKSIEVGNIFKLGTKFSEAFGLSFTDEKGEKKPVVMGSYGIGPGRLVGTIVEVSHDDRGIIWPESVAPFRVHVLALSPSVREEAQKAIFDLEQKSVEVLFDDREGKTPGERFSDADLIGIPWRVVISEKTVKEGKIEVKKRTESDATLMDTASFIKLVC from the coding sequence ATGCTGCAGTCACATTTGTTTGCAAAAACGCTTCGAGAAGCACCAAAAGATGATGTAAGTGTCAATGCCGAACTTTTGATTCGAGGTGGATTTGTCGATAAATTGGTTGCCGGTGTTTGGACTTTTTTGCCGCTGGGTTGGCGCGTTCTTGAAAATATCAATACCATCATTCGCGAAGAGATGAACGCTATTGGTGGGGTAGAGCTTCATATGCCGACCTTGCAACCGCGTGATTTGTGGGAAACCACTGATCGTTGGAAGGTTGAAGAAATGTACAAACTACAAGACCGAAGCGGACGCAACATGGGTCTCGGTTGGACGCACGAGGAAGCGGTGACAAAAATCGCACTTTCACATATCAGTTCGTATCGTGATCTTCCGCAGTATGTCTATCAGATACAGACAAAGTTTCGTGATGAGCCACGCGCCAAATCAGGCGTCATCCGTGGACGCGAATTTTTGATGAAAGATTTATATAGTTTTAGTAAGACGCGTGAAGAGCTCGATGCGTTTTATGAGATTACAAAAGGCGCGTATTATAAAATATTTGAACGCGTGGGGCTTACTGCCTACTGTGTAGAGGCGTCAGGTGGTGCGTTTACCAAAGAATATTCCCATGAGTTTCAGGTGGTATCCGAGGCAGGTGAGGATGAAATTATTTATTGCAAAGAATGCGCCTTTGCCCGCAACAAAGAGGTGATTGGTGATGTGACCGCATGTCCAAATTGTAAAAAACCGCTTTCGTCAAATAAAAGCATCGAGGTAGGCAATATCTTTAAGCTCGGTACCAAGTTTTCCGAGGCATTTGGCCTTTCGTTTACCGACGAAAAAGGTGAGAAAAAGCCCGTGGTGATGGGGTCGTATGGCATTGGCCCTGGCCGGCTTGTAGGTACCATCGTAGAGGTTTCTCACGATGATCGCGGTATTATTTGGCCTGAATCGGTAGCGCCATTTCGCGTGCATGTACTTGCCCTGTCACCATCAGTAAGGGAAGAGGCGCAAAAAGCGATCTTTGATCTTGAACAAAAAAGCGTTGAGGTTCTCTTTGACGATCGCGAAGGCAAGACGCCGGGCGAGCGATTTTCCGATGCGGATCTCATCGGTATTCCGTGGCGCGTGGTGATTTCTGAGAAAACGGTTAAGGAGGGCAAGATCGAGGTAAAAAAACGAACAGAGTCCGATGCAACATTAATGGATACCGCATCGTTTATAAAGTTAGTATGCTAG
- a CDS encoding rod shape-determining protein, which produces MLEKFLPMTRSDIGIDLGTANTLVYVSGRGIVIDEPSVIAINQKTGHVVAVGAEAKRMVGRTPSHIVAVRPLVNGVISDFEITEEMLRYFIKRALGGRSSMFTRPRVVIGIPSGITEVERRAVRDAALSAGTKEAYLVEEPMAAAIGVRLEVQDPMGSMIVDIGGGTTDIAVVSLGGIVAAKNLHVAGDRLNNDIIQYARDEFKLLLGERTAEDLKIAIGSVLPQPTALEATMRGRDLVTGLPREVLVTDVDIREAMRGSIATLIKAVRETIEVTPPELVADIIHRGVVLVGGGSLLRGLATLIERETRIPVRVAEDPLTAVVRGTGIILEDLDMLRPVLVETDYETAIS; this is translated from the coding sequence ATGCTAGAAAAATTTCTCCCGATGACGCGCAGTGATATCGGTATCGATCTCGGCACTGCAAATACACTCGTGTATGTGAGTGGGCGCGGTATTGTTATTGATGAGCCATCCGTTATTGCTATCAACCAAAAGACGGGTCATGTCGTAGCGGTAGGCGCGGAGGCAAAGCGTATGGTGGGGCGTACACCGAGTCATATCGTAGCAGTCAGACCGCTCGTCAACGGTGTTATTTCTGATTTTGAAATAACCGAAGAAATGCTTCGTTATTTCATCAAACGGGCTCTGGGCGGTCGTTCATCAATGTTTACCCGTCCGCGTGTTGTGATAGGTATCCCTTCAGGCATTACGGAGGTTGAGCGCAGAGCTGTACGCGACGCCGCGCTCTCTGCAGGTACCAAAGAGGCCTATCTCGTAGAAGAACCCATGGCCGCGGCTATCGGCGTGCGTCTCGAGGTGCAAGATCCGATGGGCAGTATGATCGTCGATATTGGTGGAGGTACGACTGATATTGCGGTCGTTTCTCTCGGCGGTATTGTGGCTGCAAAAAATCTTCACGTGGCCGGTGACCGACTTAATAACGATATTATTCAATATGCTCGCGATGAGTTTAAACTGCTTTTGGGTGAACGCACGGCAGAAGATTTAAAAATTGCTATCGGTTCGGTATTACCTCAGCCAACAGCGCTCGAGGCGACGATGCGTGGCCGCGACTTGGTCACAGGTCTCCCTCGTGAAGTTCTTGTCACTGATGTTGATATTCGTGAGGCGATGCGCGGCTCTATCGCAACGCTGATAAAAGCAGTACGAGAAACAATCGAAGTGACTCCGCCCGAGCTTGTCGCTGACATCATCCATCGGGGCGTTGTACTCGTTGGCGGGGGTTCGCTCTTGCGCGGACTCGCTACGCTTATTGAGCGCGAGACGCGTATTCCTGTGCGTGTCGCTGAGGATCCATTGACTGCTGTTGTGCGCGGTACCGGTATTATTCTTGAAGATCTTGATATGTTACGACCCGTGCTGGTTGAGACAGACTATGAAACGGCAATCAGTTAG